The DNA window CCGACGGCTTTCGAGGAGCAGGCTTACATCCTGAACTGAGGCTCCACCAAACCCTTGACAGATCAAAGGCAGCGCCAACGGGTGGGCTTGCAGATCTATCCAGGCCTCTGCCTCGCCGCCTCTTACAGATCAACGTGCTGTGACTGGCCTACGCCCAATGTCACAGGAGACGGTACCGTCCACGTGCCACCCGTTCCAAATCCTGATAGTCCGCTCCATCCGTTGTGCGGGTCCTGGCGTTCCGGCACATCAGCGTGTGGACGTGCAATCGCACCTCGGCGTCACTGTACCGGCTGCCGCTGTCACGCATCCACTGCACGACATTCTGAACAGAAAATGTTTCTTCAGGATGCGCGCGGCTCAATTCGCGGGCAGCTGTGAGAATCGCTGAGCGGCACGTCACGCCGCAGTCTCAAGGGTGTGCAGGTGCGCGCCACAGGGCGCCGAACTGAACGTAGCGCCCCTCAGGGCGCTGGGCACAGACAACTTACCAGCGGTCGTAACGACCATCATCGGACGCCTTGACGGGTGCAGCCTGGGTCACCACGATGTTCTTGGCCTGGGGGCCTTTGCCACGCTGGCCGTCTTCAACGTCGTATTCCACTTCATCGCCTTCGTTCAGCTTCTTGAAGCCGCTGCCCTGAATGGCGCTGAAATGCGCGAACACGTCCGGACTGCCGGCCGTCTGGATGAACCCGAACCCTTTCTCCGCATTGAACCACTTCACTGTGCCTGTTGCCATACGATCAACTCCTGAGGTTTCCACAGAACGACGACGCGCACGGGCAATTGCCCGTGCGCGATCAAAGCGGACTTGGAAATCTACCCGCT is part of the Deinococcus radiotolerans genome and encodes:
- a CDS encoding cold-shock protein, with the translated sequence MATGTVKWFNAEKGFGFIQTAGSPDVFAHFSAIQGSGFKKLNEGDEVEYDVEDGQRGKGPQAKNIVVTQAAPVKASDDGRYDRW
- a CDS encoding DUF7669 domain-containing protein; the encoded protein is MTCRSAILTAARELSRAHPEETFSVQNVVQWMRDSGSRYSDAEVRLHVHTLMCRNARTRTTDGADYQDLERVARGRYRLL